A window from Esox lucius isolate fEsoLuc1 chromosome 16, fEsoLuc1.pri, whole genome shotgun sequence encodes these proteins:
- the gpr18 gene encoding N-arachidonyl glycine receptor, whose product MNSAVLQVSKTVMNVDQNSSTEDALNILNTTMEFSTVRSLEPVPKEFRSAALVFYCVIFTIGVVVNITALWVFALTTKRRNSVSVYMINVAIVDLIFIILLPFRMVYYGLDHWPFGDIFCRVSAALTVFYPCMALWLFALISTDRYVAIVQPKHSKELKNIPKALLACIGVWIMTLGSTIPLLFPDHDPDQVSNFTTCTKMRDIIHLRPDNPVHFVRLVFFFLVPICIMIGCYVVIVDNLIHGRTSKLKPKVKQKSIRIIITLIIQVLVCFVPFHVCLIILLLEGGDGLDYSTWGAFTTFLMNLSTVLDIILYYIVSKQFQDRVISVILYRNYLRSVRRKSIRTHTGSVRSLSNLTSGMI is encoded by the coding sequence CAGTGCTGTTTTACAGGTTAGTAAAACCGTCATGAACGTGGATCAGAACTCATCTACAGAAGATGCCCTTAACATATTGAACACAACCATGGAGTTTAGCACAGTTCGATCATTGGAACCAGTCCCTAAAGAATTCCGCTCTGCAGCCCTGGTGTTCTACTGTGTCATTTTCACCATTGGCGTAGTGGTCAACATCACTGCATTATGGGTGTTTGCCTTGACCACCAAGAGGAGGAACTCAGTCTCGGTCTACATGATAAATGTGGCAATAGTGGATCTCATCTTTATCATCCTTCTCCCCTTCCGGATGGTTTACTATGGCCTGGACCACTGGCCATTCGGAGACATCTTCTGTCGGGTCAGTGCAGCTCTGACCGTTTTCTATCCCTGCATGGCCCTCTGGCTATTCGCCCTGATCAGCACTGACCGCTATGTGGCAATTGTTCAGCCTAAACACAGCAAGGAACTTAAGAACATCCCCAAAGCCCTGTTGGCATGCATCGGGGTTTGGATCATGACTCTGGGTAGCACCATCCCCTTGCTGTTCCCTGACCATGACCCGGATCAAGTCTCCAACTTCACTACCTGCACCAAGATGCGAGACATTATCCACCTACGACCGGACAATCCTGTACACTTTGTGCGTCTAGTCTTTTTCTTCCTGGTGCCCATTTGTATAATGATCGGTTGCTACGTGGTGATCGTGGATAACCTCATCCATGGGAGGACATCCAAGCTTAAACCTAAAGTCAAGCAGAAGTCCATCAGGATTATCATCACGCTCATAATCCAGGTGCTGGTTTGTTTTGTGCCCTTCCACGTTTGTTTGATCATTCTCTTGTTGGAAGGTGGGGATGGATTGGACTACAGTACGTGGGGGGCATTCACAACATTTCTGATGAACCTGAGTACAGTGTTGGACATAATTCTCTACTACATTGTTTCAAAACAGTTCCAGGATAGAGTGATCAGTGTCATACTGTACAGGAACTATCTGCGTAGCGTGCGGAGGAAGAGCATACGCACACATACAGGAAGTGTGAGGTCTCTAAGTAATTTAACCAGCGGAATGATCTAA